Within Cyprinus carpio isolate SPL01 chromosome A11, ASM1834038v1, whole genome shotgun sequence, the genomic segment TGCTGCTGCTACAAATGACACTAGTGTCAGTGTTGCTTTTGCTGGTGTGGTCTAAGATGTTTCCCTCCTGTTTAGTGCAAATAGTACTGTGGCTGGTGATTTTATAAGTGCTTCCGTTGTTATACTTGCTGGTGGTGGCaaagctgctgttgttgttttcttttgcatTACTGGATGCTTTCTGTTGCCCATAAATGGAAGTTGGACTGATGTAAGATTTGCTGGTGCAATTTGCGTTCCTGTCATTGACATGACAGTCAATTTTCCTGACTATGTTCGTCAGAGTCATAATGCTGCCCTCAATGTAACTGCTGTTTTGACTCTTGGGAACACCAGGCAAGCAGCTGACGCTAGTCTTGATGGACGAGCTGCAGCCTTTTCCAGTGTGGCCATGATTGCTTACGCTACCTCCTCTGGCTGCAATGTTGCAGTTCTCAGTTGTCTGACAAGATAATTCTTTTCCAGTTTCCTTAGTGAGGACAGCATGATGGATATTTACCTGTGGCATCTGGACCActgcctgctgctgctgcttaagGGATGTGGCCTGGGTCACACTAGGCTGGCTTACTATGACCCCTCCTTTCCAACCCATTACACTTCCCTTTGGTATCTGTTGTGTAGAATTAGAAATCAAAGAGGCGGACTGGACAGAAACACAGTGTTGGGAAATGGGGTGATGCGACTGATTCCGTGATGTTTTTGGTGTGGCTTGGAATACAGTGTTGAACATCTTTCTACGTGTGTCCTCAATCTCCTCAGGAGACCAGCTGATCCCTTGCTTCAGCCTTTGGGCCGTGAACCAGAGCTTGATCTGCTCCTCTGGGAAGCCAGAGACCACCGTCAAGTAACAGAGCTCTGCTTTGGTAGGGTAAGGGAACTTACCAAAAGATGTCTTAAGAAAACTGCTTAAATCCATGGCTGGATCATAGGTGGGGATGCTACTTAGAGGGATCATGACCTTTGGGAGATCAGAATTTGAATCAGCCGATGACAGATTAGAGTTCCACAGAGGACCACGGTTATGCATCCCTGGTATACCAAGTGCGTTGGGGATTTTATGGACCGGAGCGGTACTTATGCCACCAATGATATGTGATGATGTTGTTAGGGGTAAGGTCCTTACTGAAGTGCCATTGGTTACAGTTGCAGGCTTGTCGCTGCTAGGCTCAGCCCGTTGTACCTCAACAGTATGGGAGACAACAATTTTTTTGTGCCCCCCTTTGGTCATTTTCATTATGGGTGTCTTGGTAATGGATATTCCGGATTCACTTAAATCCTCTTCTGTAAACAGGGTTTGCTCCACTATGATAGCCCCATCTTGTTTGGTAACTTGCAAGCATACTCTCTTGTGCCCTGAATGGAGTTCAGGATGTGATTTTGCGTTATGTAAAGCGAGACCTTCAAACTTCACAGCTGAGACCTTGCAAGACAGGCAGTAGAATTTTGGTTGAGCATGAAAGTCCATGTGACAGTTGTCCATATGGTGAAGAAACAGGTTCAAGTCTCTGGACTCAAAGCAGCACAGAGGGCAGCTGTATGTTCCCCTTTCCCAGCATGAAGTCTTCGGTTCGGCTTTCGAAAAATCATGGAATCGTTTTGTTTCCTCATCTTTTGAAGAGATACTGAGGATGCTGTCTTCGGGTATTGTGGGCAGGAGCTCAGGTAAGCATCCTAGTATGATGTCCTCCCGCATGTGCTTGCTTTTTGATGGAATCATACAAGGAACGGTGGATTTCCTCTTGCTGGCCATA encodes:
- the LOC109098534 gene encoding zinc fingers and homeoboxes protein 1-like isoform X2 → MASKRKSTVPCMIPSKSKHMREDIILGCLPELLPTIPEDSILSISSKDEETKRFHDFSKAEPKTSCWERGTYSCPLCCFESRDLNLFLHHMDNCHMDFHAQPKFYCLSCKVSAVKFEGLALHNAKSHPELHSGHKRVCLQVTKQDGAIIVEQTLFTEEDLSESGISITKTPIMKMTKGGHKKIVVSHTVEVQRAEPSSDKPATVTNGTSVRTLPLTTSSHIIGGISTAPVHKIPNALGIPGMHNRGPLWNSNLSSADSNSDLPKVMIPLSSIPTYDPAMDLSSFLKTSFGKFPYPTKAELCYLTVVSGFPEEQIKLWFTAQRLKQGISWSPEEIEDTRRKMFNTVFQATPKTSRNQSHHPISQHCVSVQSASLISNSTQQIPKGSVMGWKGGVIVSQPSVTQATSLKQQQQAVVQMPQVNIHHAVLTKETGKELSCQTTENCNIAARGGSVSNHGHTGKGCSSSIKTSVSCLPGVPKSQNSSYIEGSIMTLTNIVRKIDCHVNDRNANCTSKSYISPTSIYGQQKASSNAKENNNSSFATTSKYNNGSTYKITSHSTICTKQEGNILDHTSKSNTDTSVICSSSNIQTEEFIPPLTHSLVPQPGSLMDPSLGKGKVLPEQPVTLKQSFIRNSFPEQKPFLAPQGQSYHIRTLIDSQSAVGASFSNLPQSSLQSNPAAISCLQEETSQHSSSSLSASQEQNSPKILLGAPQVQSLDSTAVHYKEHDPKHLLALDKDSKQSNFDKERLHRNIMQKENKGSISEHNSGITNTFYKADRNEHSNLINTLDTFTNNNTNKAKQGMQLLQQYIQKVDQWESNSDYHEESNVSPMKINVIALHKEESLSKTNSKQQISKSLENLINDGGPSHKNESSEWHESYRNEPVEAEERISDIGNTESHQPDILVGLEREEIKRDLHPERKSVFQSLDSETPMLPIKKKSKEATMDLDKSTTGEQDYWEIKDEEHQQPMGNQSLRGHQAQDSQSRDTL
- the LOC109098534 gene encoding zinc fingers and homeoboxes protein 1-like isoform X1, whose protein sequence is MASKRKSTVPCMIPSKSKHMREDIILGCLPELLPTIPEDSILSISSKDEETKRFHDFSKAEPKTSCWERGTYSCPLCCFESRDLNLFLHHMDNCHMDFHAQPKFYCLSCKVSAVKFEGLALHNAKSHPELHSGHKRVCLQVTKQDGAIIVEQTLFTEEDLSESGISITKTPIMKMTKGGHKKIVVSHTVEVQRAEPSSDKPATVTNGTSVRTLPLTTSSHIIGGISTAPVHKIPNALGIPGMHNRGPLWNSNLSSADSNSDLPKVMIPLSSIPTYDPAMDLSSFLKTSFGKFPYPTKAELCYLTVVSGFPEEQIKLWFTAQRLKQGISWSPEEIEDTRRKMFNTVFQATPKTSRNQSHHPISQHCVSVQSASLISNSTQQIPKGSVMGWKGGVIVSQPSVTQATSLKQQQQAVVQMPQVNIHHAVLTKETGKELSCQTTENCNIAARGGSVSNHGHTGKGCSSSIKTSVSCLPGVPKSQNSSYIEGSIMTLTNIVRKIDCHVNDRNANCTSKSYISPTSIYGQQKASSNAKENNNSSFATTSKYNNGSTYKITSHSTICTKQEGNILDHTSKSNTDTSVICSSSNIQTEEFIPPLTHSLVPQPGSLMDPSLGKGKVLPEQPVTLKQSFIRNSFPEQKPFLAPQGQSYHIRTLIDSQSAVGASFSNLPQSSLQSNPAAISCLQEETSQHSSSSLSASQEQNSPKILLGAPQVQSLDSTAVHYKEHDPKHLLALDKDSKQSNFDKERLHRNIMQKENKGSISEHNSGITNTFYKADRNEHSNLINTLDTFTNNNTNKAKQGMQLLQQYIQKVDQWESNSDYHEESNVSPMKINVIALHKEESLSKTNSKQQISKSLENLINDGGPSHKNESSEWHESYRNEPVEAEERISDIGNTESHQPDILVGLEREEIKRDLHPERKSVFQSLDSETPMLPIKKKSKEATMDLDKSTTGEQDYWEIKDEEHQQPMGNQSLRGHQAQDSQSRDCLRGELLKV